One genomic segment of Styela clava chromosome 3, kaStyClav1.hap1.2, whole genome shotgun sequence includes these proteins:
- the LOC120342716 gene encoding pre-mRNA-processing factor 17-like: MAAIFALKTAYADSDDSDGSADGEIAAGKVISEESTLHLKSTDGPSSSSKMQLVVAAPEVITKEDVQGTKAIDHVTNKEVMFNPTYQQMFAPEQGPANPFKTRQQLAQKNTLAGFVQEAHVDKFQFENQRKTFYSYGYAVDPSIDESGIDETAGNKTVIADVGEELMAKNNEKERTVFEKIKTREADKRKRQKCDNPEDIDGFLGPWGGFVDDVKISKPSEEEQIEIDELLAKRKKRGKKAEEATIEEKTTLHVKNPNDYQGRSYLHIPQDVGVNLKSDTPPDRCFLPKKLIHTWSGHTKAVSAIRLFPKSGHLLLSTSMDCKVKIWEVYNKRRLLRTYHGHAKAVRDACFSNYGSEFLTAAYDRYIKLWDTETGECKAKFTSNKVPYCVKFNPDEDKQNIFVAGTSDKKIVAWDTRSGEIVQEYDRHLGAVNTITFVDDNKRFVSTSDDKSLRVWEWDIPVDFKYIADPGMHSMPSVTLSPNGKWLGCQSLDNQIMIFDVHGRFRVKQKKKFKGHMVAGYACQMDFSPDLSYVVSGDGDGKVFIWDWKTTKLFSKFRAHDKVCIGCLWHPHETSKVITCGWDGLIKLWD; the protein is encoded by the exons ATGGCTGCTATATTCGCTTTGAAAACTGCATATGCAGATTCAGATGATAGTGATGGGTCAGCGGATGGTGAGATCGCGGCAGGCAAAGTTATTTCTGAAGAGTCAACGCTTCACTTAAAATCCACAGATGGTCCTTCATCGAGTTCAAAAATGCAATTGGTTGTTGCGGCTCCTGAAGTTATAACTAAG GAGGATGTACAAGGAACAAAAGCCATTGATCATGTCACGAATAAGGAGGTTATGTTCAATCCAACATATCAACAGATGTTTGCACCAGAACAG GGACCAGCAAATCCATTCAAAACAAGGCAACAATTGGCACAAAAGAACACATTAGCAGGCTTTGTGCAAGAAGCTCATGTCGATAAATTTCAGTTTGAAAATCAGAGAAAGACGTTTTATAGTTATG GCTATGCAGTCGATCCTTCCATTGATGAATCTGGAATTGATGAAACAGCAGGAAACAAGACAGTGATTG CTGATGTTGGTGAGGAACTGATGgccaaaaacaatgaaaaagagagaactgtttttgaaaaaatcaaaacaagagaGGCTGATAAAAGGAAGAGACAGAAATGTGATAATCCTGAGGATATTGACGGATTTCTTGGACCTTGGGGTGGATTTGTTGACGATGTTAAAATTTCCAAACCTTCTGAG GAAGAACAGATAGAAATCGATGAACTGCTTGCAAAGCGTAAAAAGAGAGGGAAGAAAGCAGAGGAAGCAACCATCGAAGAAAAGACAACATTACATGTCAAAAATCCAAATGATTATCAG GGTCGATCTTACCTCCATATACCTCAAGATGTTGGTGTGAATTTAAAATCAGATACTCCTCCAGACAGATGTTTTCTGCCAAAAAAACTTATTCATACATGGAGTGGTCACACAAAAGCAGTTTCAGCAATTCGTTTATTTCCAAAATCTGGTCATTTGTTGCTCTCCACATCAATGGACTGCAAAGTTAAA ATTTGGGAAGTTTATAATAAAAGACGACTACTGCGAACTTATCACGGTCATGCAAAAGCAGTGAGAGATgcttgtttttcaaattatggATCAGAATTTTTAACAGCCGCTTATGATCGATATATAAAGTTATGGGATACAGAAACAG gTGAATGCAAAGCTAAATTCACAAGCAATAAAGTTCCATATTGTGTCAAATTTAATCCAGATGAAGAtaagcaaaatatttttgttgctgGAACCTCAGATAAAAAAATAGTCGCA TGGGATACCAGATCCGGGGAAATTGTTCAAGAATATGATCGTCATCTTGGAGCAGTAAATACCATTACATTTGTCGATGATAACAAAAGATTCGTTTCAACATCTGATGATAAAAGTTTGAGAGTTTGGGAATG GGATATTCCGgttgatttcaaatatattgcCGACCCTGGGATGCATTCAATGCCTTCTGTTACTTTATCACCCAACGGAAAATGGTTGGGTTGTCAGTCTCTTGATAATCAAATTATGATATTTGATGTTCATGGAAGATTCAGAGTCAAACAGAAGAAGAAGTTTAAAGGACATATG GTTGCCGGTTATGCTTGTCAAATGGATTTTTCTCCTGATTTGTCTTATGTTGTTTCTGGTGATGGGGACGGTAAAGTTTTTATCTGGGATTGGAAAACTACAAAACTATTCAGTAAATTTCGAGCTCATGATAAAGTCTGTATCGGATGTTTATGGCATCCTCATGAAACTTCTAAAGTCATTACCTGCGGGTGGGATGGCCTCATTAAACTCTGGGACTGA
- the LOC120342739 gene encoding uncharacterized protein LOC120342739 yields the protein MCRWGCVYNDTTFMCKFCGTRFCNDCLKGEFTGLMREAGCCRKCNQYKCVGKRVEYVPGKGPSEETKEKYAAWKEKQGKGKKKGKKKGGKKGKKKGGKKKKKRK from the exons ATGTGTAGATGGGGATGCGTCTACAATGACACG ACATTCATGTGCAAATTTTGTGGAACAAGATTTTGCAATGATTGTCTCAAAGGAGAATTTACCGGATTAATGAGAGAAGCTGGATGCTGCAGGAAATGTAATCAG TACAAATGTGTGGGAAAACGTGTGGAATATGTCCCTGGGAAAGGTCCTTCGGAAGAAACCAAAGAGAAATATGCCGCCTGGAAGGAAAAACAAGGTAAAGGGAAGAAGAAAGGAAAAAAGAAAGGTGGTAAGAAGGGGAAGAAAAAGGGGggaaagaagaaaaagaaacgAAAGTAG